A single window of Watersipora subatra chromosome 9, tzWatSuba1.1, whole genome shotgun sequence DNA harbors:
- the LOC137404999 gene encoding general transcription factor II-I repeat domain-containing protein 2-like, with protein MKIPLHKCVSVTTDGAPAVVGRDQGVIARLKAMPSMLAFYCIIHPTVLCVKLNDHFQQLMCTAMKMINFLRSQSVLRHLRKFLKESDATCEDLLTYNNIRWLSKGNALSRLWSTRQELTSFLNTCTSLNARQFHEMMSSSKDMSDLAFLVDTCGHLNDLNLKLQEKNKTIINTLPAVQAL; from the coding sequence ATGAAGATACCTCTCCACAAATGCGTATCCGTAACAACAGATGGCGCACCAGCCGTGGTTGGAAGAGATCAAGGTGTCATTGCTAGATTGAAGGCTATGCCATCAATGCTAGCATTTTATTGCATCATCCACCCAACAGTTTTATGCGTAAAACTAAATGATCACTTTCAACAGCTAATGTGTACGGCTATGAAGATGATCAACTTCCTTAGAAGTCAATCAGTTCTCAGACACTTAAGGAAGTTTCTCAAAGAAAGCGATGCCACTTGTGAAGAtttactaacatacaataacattagATGGCTAAGTAAGGGAAATGCTCTGTCGAGGTTGTGGAGTACTCGTCAGGAGCTAACCTCTTTTCTAAATACATGCACAAGCCTGAATGCAAGACAGTTTCATGAGATGATGAGCTCTTCTAAAGATATGAGTGACCTTGCCTTCCTTGTTGACACCTGTGGCCATTTGAATGATTTGAACCTTAAGCTTCAAGAGAAGAACAAGACTATCATTAACACACTGCCAGCTGTTCAAGCCCTCTAA